One genomic window of Planctomonas sp. JC2975 includes the following:
- a CDS encoding MFS transporter — MSLRDHLVDVRPLREIPAFRAFWIGTTINGFGSQLSSFALLYYVWELSHSALIVGLTGVVRAVPIVVGGLVGGILADRMNRRTLLLCTRVIQLVSAVALAAVVFAGWANVPIIFVFTAIGSGLGSIAFPAAQTFAPRLLDGERLSGGLALMRLSSQVAALAGPFAAGLIVAQWGVAVCLAVDAVTFIASLWGIGALPKDAAMPEAASGDGKEGRGILSSVTFLFRTPVLLGAFATDLNAMVLAMPIALFPVINAERFGGSPATLGLMVPAIGLGGILAGVFSGRITKQPRQGVVMVVSCAIWGVGVALFGLSGWLPLALFGLVIAGAADTGTVVSRGTIVQRTTPDALRGRMNSLDFLVGAGGPSLGDLRAGTVASLTSGSVSAWIGGIACVIGAGVIGAAIPSLRTWRADAADTAHAADRAQVADTAESDVVGESEDRSAAPSRAASDATLAAAAGRENSADGTAGGAPA; from the coding sequence ATGAGCCTGCGCGACCATCTCGTCGACGTCCGTCCGCTGCGCGAGATCCCGGCGTTCCGTGCGTTCTGGATCGGCACGACGATCAACGGATTCGGATCCCAGCTCAGCTCATTCGCCCTCCTCTACTACGTGTGGGAGCTCTCGCACTCGGCACTCATCGTCGGCCTCACGGGCGTCGTGCGCGCGGTGCCGATCGTGGTCGGCGGGCTCGTCGGCGGCATCCTCGCCGACCGGATGAATCGCCGAACGCTCCTGTTGTGCACGCGCGTCATCCAACTGGTCAGCGCCGTTGCTCTCGCCGCGGTCGTCTTCGCCGGCTGGGCCAACGTGCCGATCATCTTCGTCTTCACCGCGATCGGATCCGGCCTCGGCTCCATCGCCTTCCCCGCCGCCCAGACCTTCGCGCCACGCCTGCTCGACGGCGAGCGCCTCAGCGGCGGCCTCGCGCTCATGCGCCTCTCGTCGCAGGTCGCCGCGCTCGCCGGACCGTTCGCCGCCGGCCTCATCGTGGCGCAATGGGGTGTGGCCGTCTGCCTCGCCGTCGACGCGGTGACGTTCATCGCCTCCCTGTGGGGCATCGGCGCGCTGCCGAAGGATGCCGCCATGCCGGAGGCCGCATCGGGCGACGGCAAGGAGGGGCGCGGCATCCTCTCCTCCGTCACGTTCCTGTTCCGCACACCGGTGTTGCTCGGCGCTTTCGCGACTGATCTCAACGCCATGGTCCTCGCGATGCCCATCGCCCTCTTCCCCGTGATCAACGCCGAACGCTTCGGCGGGTCGCCGGCGACGCTGGGGCTCATGGTTCCGGCGATCGGTCTCGGCGGAATCCTCGCGGGAGTGTTCTCCGGACGCATCACCAAGCAGCCGAGACAGGGCGTCGTCATGGTGGTCAGCTGCGCGATCTGGGGCGTCGGGGTCGCGCTGTTCGGGCTGAGCGGATGGCTTCCGCTCGCGCTGTTCGGGCTCGTCATCGCCGGCGCCGCTGACACCGGCACCGTTGTCAGCCGTGGCACCATCGTGCAGCGGACGACCCCGGATGCCCTCCGCGGCCGCATGAACTCGCTCGACTTCCTCGTCGGCGCCGGCGGCCCGAGCCTCGGCGACCTGCGAGCGGGGACCGTCGCCTCGCTCACCTCCGGATCGGTGAGCGCATGGATCGGAGGCATCGCCTGCGTCATCGGAGCAGGGGTGATCGGCGCCGCGATCCCGAGCCTGAGGACCTGGCGGGCCGACGCCGCCGATACCGCCCACGCGGCCGACAGAGCCCAGGTGGCCGACACCGCCGAATCGGACGTCGTCGGTGAGAGCGAGGACAGGAGTGCCGCTCCGAGCCGCGCGGCTTCCGACGCCACTCTCGCAGCGGCGGCTGGGCGAGAGAACTCCGCCGACGGGACGGCCGGGGGCGCCCCAGCCTGA
- a CDS encoding acyltransferase, with translation MRGADAKPVTRIRPEIQALRALAVVGTITFHTWPGYIPGGDAGVDVFFVVSGFLITGMLVREVDRTGGISFRRFYGRRIRRLLPAAYVVIAFSAVMTLTFVPRIQWGYFFHEMLAAALGVENWSELANSQSTDAVLRHLPPTPVLHYWSLGVEEQFYLVWPALILLIVWLVRRSRRRGSGFRTQLRWVFGVVAVASFIDCVLATSANVNLGYFATNARAWELAVGGLLALTPGLGRLPMRARILFGWAGLLAILGTYFFTWDQQHFPGWYALFPVLGAVAVIAAGTPQSAWSPSYLAQWAPIQAFGDASYSIYLWHWPIIFLFPFVSGSPTPWWGVLLLIALGIGVGFVSKRWIEDPLRSGARSREGTGVRLHLHPTAHADAGKATAEQGSPGNPTSAAG, from the coding sequence ATGCGGGGGGCCGATGCGAAACCAGTGACGCGCATCCGTCCCGAGATCCAGGCGTTGCGGGCGCTCGCCGTCGTTGGCACGATCACTTTCCACACCTGGCCCGGTTACATTCCCGGCGGCGATGCGGGCGTCGACGTGTTCTTCGTGGTTTCCGGCTTCTTGATCACCGGGATGCTCGTGCGCGAGGTCGACCGCACCGGGGGCATCTCGTTCCGTCGCTTCTACGGGAGACGCATCCGGCGCCTGCTGCCCGCCGCGTACGTCGTGATCGCGTTCAGCGCGGTCATGACGCTCACGTTCGTGCCGCGCATCCAGTGGGGATACTTCTTCCACGAGATGCTCGCGGCCGCGCTCGGCGTGGAGAACTGGAGCGAACTGGCGAACTCGCAGAGTACGGATGCCGTGCTCCGCCATCTTCCACCGACACCGGTTCTCCACTACTGGTCGCTGGGCGTCGAGGAGCAGTTCTACCTGGTGTGGCCGGCGCTGATCCTGCTGATCGTGTGGCTCGTGCGGCGCAGCCGCCGGCGGGGATCGGGATTCCGCACGCAACTGCGCTGGGTGTTCGGCGTCGTCGCTGTCGCATCCTTCATCGACTGCGTGCTCGCCACGTCTGCGAACGTGAACCTCGGATACTTCGCCACCAACGCCCGCGCCTGGGAGCTGGCGGTCGGCGGACTGCTCGCACTCACGCCCGGGCTCGGGCGCCTGCCGATGCGAGCGCGGATCCTGTTCGGCTGGGCGGGACTCCTCGCGATCCTCGGCACCTACTTCTTCACCTGGGACCAGCAGCACTTCCCCGGCTGGTACGCGCTGTTCCCCGTGCTGGGCGCCGTGGCTGTCATCGCAGCGGGCACACCGCAGTCGGCGTGGTCTCCGTCGTACCTCGCGCAGTGGGCTCCGATCCAGGCGTTCGGCGATGCCTCATACTCGATCTACCTCTGGCACTGGCCGATCATCTTCCTCTTCCCGTTCGTCTCGGGGTCTCCGACGCCGTGGTGGGGTGTTCTGCTGCTCATCGCGCTCGGGATCGGCGTCGGCTTCGTCTCGAAGCGATGGATCGAAGACCCGTTGCGCAGCGGGGCGCGCTCCAGGGAAGGAACGGGAGTGCGCCTGCACCTGCATCCGACTGCGCACGCGGATGCGGGGAAGGCGACAGCGGAGCAGGGGTCGCCGGGCAACCCCACCTCCGCGGCCGGCTGA
- a CDS encoding aspartate kinase, translated as MALIVQKYGGSSVADPESIKRVAKRIVETRKAGNEVVVAVSAMGDTTDELIDLAHEVTPIPEPRELDMLLTAGERISMALVAMAIKSMGYDARSFTGSQAGMITDARHGAARIVDVTPGRIREALDEGAIVIVAGFQGFSRESRDITTLGRGGSDTTAVALAAALEASVCEIYTDVDGVFTSDPRIVPLAKKIDYITSEEMLELAASGAKVLHIRAVEYARRHGVTLHVRSSFNNGEGTYVLNETTDDYAEKVAALQEKIQERGGKVEEPIIAGVATDLSEAKITIVGVPDVPGKAAQIFKIVAKTNANIDMIVQNVSAAATSLTDISFTLPKGDGQRVLQALRAEQQDVGFQSLQYDDQIGKLALVGAGMRSNAGVSASLFEALFTAGINIEMISTSEIRISVVTRADTVAEAARVVHKAFGLDADTQAVVYAGTGR; from the coding sequence GTGGCATTGATCGTGCAGAAGTACGGCGGTTCATCCGTCGCCGACCCCGAGAGCATCAAGCGGGTCGCCAAGCGCATCGTCGAGACGCGCAAGGCCGGCAACGAGGTCGTCGTCGCCGTCAGTGCGATGGGTGACACGACGGACGAACTGATCGACCTCGCGCACGAGGTGACGCCGATCCCGGAGCCCCGCGAACTCGACATGCTGCTCACTGCCGGCGAGCGCATCTCGATGGCGCTGGTGGCGATGGCGATCAAGTCCATGGGCTACGACGCGCGGTCGTTCACCGGCAGCCAGGCCGGAATGATCACGGATGCCCGCCACGGGGCGGCCCGCATCGTCGACGTCACGCCCGGGCGCATCCGCGAGGCCCTGGACGAGGGTGCCATCGTCATCGTCGCCGGATTCCAGGGCTTCAGCCGCGAGTCGCGAGACATCACGACGCTGGGCCGTGGCGGATCCGACACGACGGCCGTCGCGCTCGCTGCGGCGCTCGAGGCGTCCGTCTGCGAGATCTACACGGACGTCGACGGAGTCTTCACCTCGGATCCGCGCATCGTGCCGCTGGCCAAGAAGATCGACTACATCACGAGCGAAGAGATGCTCGAACTCGCGGCGTCCGGAGCGAAGGTGCTGCACATCCGCGCCGTCGAATACGCGCGCCGCCACGGTGTGACACTGCACGTGCGCTCGTCGTTCAACAACGGCGAGGGCACCTATGTGCTCAACGAGACGACGGACGACTACGCCGAGAAGGTCGCGGCGCTGCAGGAGAAGATCCAAGAAAGAGGCGGGAAAGTGGAAGAGCCGATCATCGCGGGTGTCGCCACCGACTTGAGCGAGGCCAAGATCACGATCGTCGGCGTTCCCGACGTTCCCGGCAAGGCGGCCCAGATCTTCAAGATCGTCGCGAAGACCAACGCCAACATCGACATGATCGTGCAGAACGTGTCTGCCGCGGCCACCAGCCTCACGGACATCTCCTTCACGCTGCCCAAGGGCGACGGACAGCGCGTGCTGCAGGCACTGCGCGCCGAGCAGCAGGACGTGGGCTTCCAGTCGCTGCAGTACGACGACCAGATCGGCAAGCTCGCCCTCGTCGGCGCCGGCATGCGGTCGAACGCGGGCGTCTCGGCGTCGCTGTTCGAGGCGCTGTTCACGGCGGGGATCAACATAGAGATGATCTCGACGAGCGAGATCCGCATCTCGGTCGTGACCCGTGCCGACACCGTGGCCGAGGCGGCTCGGGTCGTGCACAAGGCCTTCGGACTGGACGCGGACACTCAGGCCGTCGTCTATGCCGGCACCGGCCGGTAG
- a CDS encoding SDR family NAD(P)-dependent oxidoreductase, with protein MSGAKPSPLAPLGRLSRDRFAGTNVLITGASDGIGLEIARWIASASGRILMPVRSREKGELAAARIRESVPDALITLYDLDLADLASTRALADLLLAGGEPIHHYVMNAGLVLFGDRIRHVTPDGFEVHFQTNFLGHVALTDGILPLLVAGRARVAAQVSLEGGHGRLAWDDLQSERRYGPLRAYRMSKIALGLYATELQRREGAAQGITVNLCHPGVAPATAIAAPIRALLPRAAVDAVTRNLGNSPRQGALTAVAALTADAPAPAMYAPSHWFGVSGPPRRRPPFRTMTDAPEAKRIRDTALELLGGRAS; from the coding sequence GTGAGCGGCGCGAAACCGAGCCCGCTCGCGCCGCTCGGACGCCTCTCACGCGATCGGTTCGCGGGCACCAACGTGCTGATCACCGGCGCCAGCGACGGCATCGGGCTCGAGATCGCGCGGTGGATCGCCTCCGCCAGCGGGCGCATCCTCATGCCGGTGCGCAGTCGGGAGAAGGGCGAGCTGGCTGCCGCGCGCATCCGCGAATCGGTTCCGGATGCGCTCATCACCCTGTACGACCTCGACCTGGCCGACCTCGCGTCGACGCGCGCGCTGGCGGACCTACTCCTGGCCGGAGGGGAGCCGATCCATCACTACGTGATGAACGCAGGCCTGGTGCTCTTCGGCGACCGGATCCGTCATGTCACGCCCGACGGATTCGAGGTGCATTTCCAGACGAACTTCCTGGGTCATGTCGCGCTGACCGACGGCATCCTGCCTCTTCTGGTGGCTGGTCGCGCTCGCGTCGCGGCGCAGGTCAGCCTCGAGGGAGGGCACGGACGTCTCGCCTGGGACGACCTGCAGAGCGAGCGGCGATACGGTCCACTGCGGGCCTATCGCATGTCCAAGATCGCGTTGGGACTGTACGCGACGGAGTTGCAGCGGCGAGAGGGTGCTGCGCAGGGCATCACGGTGAACCTGTGTCATCCGGGAGTCGCTCCGGCGACGGCGATCGCTGCGCCGATTCGGGCGCTGCTCCCTCGCGCTGCCGTCGATGCGGTGACCCGGAATCTCGGCAACAGCCCGCGGCAGGGTGCGCTGACCGCGGTGGCGGCTCTGACGGCGGATGCTCCCGCACCCGCCATGTACGCACCATCGCACTGGTTCGGCGTGTCCGGTCCGCCCAGACGTCGGCCGCCGTTCCGCACCATGACGGATGCGCCAGAGGCGAAGCGCATCCGGGACACGGCGCTCGAGCTGCTCGGCGGCCGCGCGTCCTGA
- a CDS encoding glucose 1-dehydrogenase — MAHEFDGKVALVTGGASGIGKAVAVKLAAEGAAIGVADLREDAAQQVVDEITSAGGRAIAIGVDVGDPEQVKGAVDATVQAFGSLTLALNNAGIGGPQGAIQDIDIDGYLKLIDVNLHSVFYGMKYEIPELLKAGGGAIVNTSSILGLVGTPLAIPYVTAKHAVAGMTKATALQVASQGIRINSVHPGYIDTPLLQGMPKEAYDALVGLHPIARLGTAEEVAELVTFLLSDRAAFITGSQHVVDGGYTAQ; from the coding sequence ATGGCACACGAATTCGACGGCAAGGTCGCGCTCGTCACAGGCGGGGCATCCGGAATCGGCAAGGCCGTCGCGGTGAAGCTCGCGGCGGAGGGTGCGGCGATCGGTGTCGCAGATCTGCGTGAGGATGCCGCCCAGCAGGTCGTCGACGAGATCACGTCCGCAGGCGGTCGCGCCATCGCGATCGGCGTCGACGTCGGTGATCCCGAGCAGGTGAAGGGCGCCGTGGACGCCACGGTGCAGGCCTTCGGATCCCTCACGCTCGCCCTCAACAACGCCGGCATCGGAGGACCGCAGGGCGCCATCCAAGACATCGACATCGACGGCTACCTGAAGCTCATCGACGTGAACCTGCACTCCGTGTTCTACGGCATGAAGTACGAGATCCCGGAGCTGCTCAAAGCAGGCGGGGGCGCGATCGTGAATACGTCGTCCATCCTCGGACTCGTCGGAACCCCGCTCGCCATCCCGTATGTCACGGCGAAGCACGCCGTTGCCGGCATGACCAAGGCGACGGCTCTGCAAGTGGCGAGCCAGGGCATCCGCATCAATTCGGTGCACCCCGGATACATCGACACACCGCTGCTGCAGGGCATGCCGAAAGAGGCATATGACGCGCTCGTTGGCCTGCACCCGATCGCACGCCTCGGCACGGCGGAGGAGGTCGCGGAGCTCGTGACGTTCCTCCTGTCGGACCGCGCCGCATTCATCACGGGGTCGCAGCACGTGGTGGACGGCGGATACACGGCGCAATAA
- a CDS encoding glucose 1-dehydrogenase codes for MAEQAGRVAGKVAIVSGGSRGMGASHVRALVSEGAKAVIADVLDADGQALASELGDNAIFVHLDVTDPAQWTDAVQRAVDAFGTVDILVNNAGIANGAPLESFPTDAWQKILDINLSGVFYGMRAVVPVMKQHSSGSIVNVSSVEGLRGSVGLHGYVASKFGVRGITKSAALELGPSGIRVNSIHPGLIETPMTTDISAERLQIALGRAAQPAEVSKLVLFLASDEASYSTGAEFVIDGGLVAGIPHN; via the coding sequence ATGGCAGAACAGGCAGGCCGGGTCGCAGGCAAGGTCGCGATCGTGTCGGGCGGATCCCGCGGCATGGGCGCGAGCCACGTGCGCGCACTCGTCTCAGAGGGGGCGAAGGCGGTCATCGCCGACGTTCTCGATGCAGACGGGCAGGCACTGGCATCCGAACTGGGCGACAACGCGATCTTCGTGCACCTCGACGTGACCGATCCCGCCCAGTGGACGGATGCCGTGCAGCGCGCCGTCGACGCATTCGGCACCGTGGACATCCTGGTGAACAACGCGGGCATCGCCAACGGCGCTCCGCTCGAGTCGTTCCCGACGGATGCCTGGCAGAAGATCCTGGACATCAACCTCTCCGGCGTCTTCTACGGCATGCGAGCTGTTGTGCCCGTGATGAAGCAGCACTCGAGCGGATCCATCGTGAACGTGTCCTCCGTCGAGGGCCTGCGCGGATCCGTAGGGCTTCACGGTTACGTCGCCTCGAAGTTCGGAGTGCGCGGCATCACGAAGTCGGCGGCGCTCGAACTCGGGCCTTCGGGCATCCGGGTGAACTCGATCCACCCGGGACTGATCGAGACGCCGATGACCACCGACATCTCGGCGGAGAGGCTGCAGATCGCGCTCGGTCGTGCAGCGCAGCCCGCCGAGGTGTCGAAGCTGGTGCTGTTTCTGGCATCAGACGAGGCGAGCTACTCGACAGGAGCGGAGTTCGTGATCGACGGCGGCCTGGTGGCCGGAATCCCCCACAACTGA
- a CDS encoding MarR family transcriptional regulator encodes MVESHGAAPIRSERDEAVAHILHELIVVSRRGVISARVIEEHSAGPDLTEAEQSIMAYLAERPGIRSTDVATAFALNRSTVSRQLDRLVELGLVRTTDSPGRGRPLELTDLGRELFDSTIAKLRAETAERMSTWTNAQIAEFAAALARFNEPDTL; translated from the coding sequence ATGGTCGAATCACACGGAGCCGCACCGATTCGCAGCGAGCGCGACGAAGCGGTGGCGCACATCCTGCACGAGCTCATCGTCGTGTCCCGGCGCGGCGTGATCAGCGCCCGCGTCATCGAGGAGCACTCAGCAGGACCGGACCTGACCGAGGCCGAGCAGTCGATCATGGCGTACCTGGCCGAGCGGCCGGGCATCCGTTCGACGGACGTCGCCACCGCCTTCGCACTGAACCGTTCGACGGTCTCCCGTCAGCTCGACCGACTCGTCGAGCTCGGTCTCGTCCGCACGACGGACTCGCCGGGCCGCGGGCGTCCGCTCGAACTCACCGACCTGGGCCGCGAGCTGTTCGACTCCACCATCGCGAAGCTCCGCGCCGAGACGGCCGAGCGGATGTCCACGTGGACGAACGCGCAGATCGCCGAGTTCGCGGCGGCGCTGGCGCGATTCAACGAGCCGGACACCCTCTGA
- a CDS encoding pentapeptide repeat-containing protein: MPRPKPLAAPRIDRFELLDVADAPPSALRSHSVHEAVAFASPDDPHVLEGSDLSGIELSECVLSGLDLSDVRIIDSRLRETRLDGVTASVMAAQGGDWRDVEVLGSRIGAAELYESTWHSVRLHGCKLGFVNLRASELVDVVFEDCTIDELDLGDAKATRLAFPGCRIGVLEASHVRFADVDLRGADLEQVRGVASLRGAAVSFDQLLGLAPALADELGIRVV; the protein is encoded by the coding sequence ATGCCCCGGCCGAAACCCCTAGCCGCTCCGCGCATCGACCGCTTCGAGCTGCTCGATGTCGCGGATGCTCCGCCTTCCGCCCTCCGTTCGCATTCGGTCCACGAGGCTGTCGCCTTCGCCTCGCCAGACGATCCGCACGTGCTCGAGGGGTCGGACCTGTCGGGAATCGAACTGTCCGAGTGCGTGCTGTCGGGCCTCGACCTCAGCGATGTACGGATCATCGACTCGCGCCTGCGGGAGACGCGGCTGGACGGGGTGACGGCATCCGTCATGGCTGCACAGGGCGGTGACTGGCGAGACGTCGAGGTGCTCGGCTCACGTATCGGCGCCGCCGAGCTGTACGAGAGCACCTGGCACTCGGTGCGACTGCACGGATGCAAGCTGGGGTTCGTGAACCTGCGGGCATCAGAGCTCGTCGACGTCGTCTTCGAGGACTGCACGATCGACGAGCTCGATCTCGGCGACGCGAAGGCGACGCGTCTCGCGTTCCCGGGATGCCGCATCGGCGTTCTCGAGGCATCCCACGTCCGTTTCGCCGATGTCGATCTACGCGGCGCCGACCTCGAACAGGTGCGAGGGGTCGCCTCCCTGCGCGGCGCGGCCGTGTCGTTCGATCAGCTTCTGGGACTGGCGCCCGCGCTGGCCGACGAGCTGGGCATCCGGGTGGTGTGA
- a CDS encoding SGNH/GDSL hydrolase family protein: MRRRNPTPRTRAAACALGLVAVLLTGCSGSGQSGSPASGAPSAPTATATPLPAPTSTMRTPTAADPLRYAALGDSYSAGMGGGSEIGRCLRSPHAFPQQLAKAKTIELARFVACSGATTTDVLSTQIAALDPQVELVTITIGGNDLNVSALPSACARGETSTCRAAVATSVSLLKTLPTKLEKTYKAIAKAAPNARILVADYPLFYDLPTITEKTIGSDQVSAAIAVDAAVASLDATIEKAVAQQRDAGTDIHFVDVSFIGHGVNSPKPWFVLTGPNAFHPTAAGYAQYATVLGDFVR, encoded by the coding sequence ATGCGCAGACGAAACCCGACGCCCCGCACCCGTGCGGCCGCCTGCGCTCTTGGCCTCGTCGCCGTCCTCCTCACAGGCTGCTCGGGTTCGGGTCAGAGCGGGTCACCGGCATCCGGCGCCCCGTCCGCACCGACCGCGACCGCGACCCCGTTGCCGGCCCCGACCTCGACGATGCGCACTCCGACGGCGGCGGATCCGTTGCGGTACGCGGCCCTCGGAGACTCGTACTCGGCCGGAATGGGAGGCGGGAGCGAGATCGGCCGTTGTCTGCGGAGTCCTCACGCGTTCCCGCAGCAATTGGCGAAGGCGAAGACCATCGAGCTGGCGCGGTTCGTCGCGTGCTCGGGCGCGACGACCACGGACGTGCTGTCGACGCAGATCGCCGCGCTCGATCCGCAGGTCGAGCTCGTGACCATCACCATCGGCGGCAACGACCTCAACGTCTCGGCCCTGCCGTCGGCGTGCGCGCGCGGCGAGACATCCACCTGCAGGGCCGCGGTGGCGACCTCGGTTTCTCTGCTGAAGACGCTGCCGACGAAGCTCGAGAAGACGTACAAGGCGATCGCGAAGGCGGCGCCGAACGCGCGCATCCTGGTCGCCGACTATCCGCTGTTCTACGATCTGCCGACGATCACCGAGAAGACGATCGGATCGGACCAGGTCTCCGCCGCGATCGCCGTCGACGCCGCCGTCGCCTCGCTCGACGCGACCATCGAGAAGGCCGTCGCCCAGCAGCGGGATGCCGGAACCGACATCCACTTCGTCGACGTGTCGTTCATCGGCCACGGCGTCAACAGTCCCAAGCCCTGGTTCGTGCTCACCGGGCCGAACGCCTTCCACCCCACAGCTGCCGGCTATGCGCAGTACGCAACGGTGTTGGGCGACTTCGTCCGCTGA
- a CDS encoding site-specific DNA-methyltransferase, which translates to MTDQPRAYRDDDLSHAPADDRVEQNIDAIASLFPHVITELADESGGARRAIDFDLLRQELSHVVVDGPRERYRLEWPGKRAAAVSANTKATMRLRDDVAASVGVASSGGDASASGDGDSAAVRRAETAGNLIIAGDNLQALKLLRPRYAGAVKLIYIDPPYNTRNEFVYHDDFSVGVRAFRRRDRDAGRGAEDPDDRAQYDRAVDAGAVDAGARDDEHLNSDARDSEAFGDLQSEADSGGHLHSDWLSMMYPRLLLARDLLADDGVGFVSIDGNEVAQLKLLLAEVFGARNVLATIVWVSNLKGRQISDGGPAGTHEYILCFARNADAVARFRGSASDFHALMPAVYRNPGYAVKHDARGAYVTKNELYNTNSRFNERTAPTMVFRIHFHPGTGEVRVTDIDDDTAFDGFLTAMPHHNHRPGLDWHAWRWSRGRVLAEHDELEFDVSGGTLRIRTKVRDVDGMTMKDVVIGPNTITGQRDLDELGLHRLFDNPKPVSLLRTLVAVTTSGDDLVLDFFAGSGTTAQAVMEQNADDGGRRRFVLVQLDERSPVGSEAAAAGFDTLADVTIERVRRAGERLQSDAMPVPMDTGFRVQRLEACPGATQQPSTAPEGP; encoded by the coding sequence ATGACCGACCAACCGCGCGCATACCGCGACGACGACCTGTCGCACGCGCCAGCCGACGATCGTGTCGAGCAGAACATCGACGCCATCGCGTCGCTGTTCCCGCACGTGATCACCGAGCTGGCGGACGAATCGGGCGGCGCCCGCCGCGCGATCGACTTCGATCTCCTGCGTCAGGAGCTCTCCCATGTCGTCGTCGACGGACCTCGCGAGCGTTATCGCCTCGAGTGGCCCGGTAAGCGTGCTGCAGCCGTGAGCGCGAACACAAAAGCGACCATGCGGCTTCGCGACGATGTCGCAGCGTCCGTCGGCGTGGCATCCTCAGGCGGCGACGCGTCCGCAAGCGGCGATGGTGACAGCGCAGCGGTCCGGCGCGCGGAAACCGCCGGCAATCTGATCATCGCCGGAGACAACCTCCAGGCCCTCAAGCTGCTGCGGCCCCGCTACGCGGGCGCGGTGAAGCTGATCTACATCGACCCGCCGTACAACACGCGCAACGAGTTCGTGTATCACGACGATTTCAGCGTTGGCGTCCGTGCTTTCCGCCGGCGCGACCGCGATGCCGGCCGCGGCGCCGAGGACCCGGACGACAGAGCTCAGTACGACAGAGCCGTGGATGCCGGCGCTGTGGATGCCGGCGCTCGCGACGACGAACACCTCAACTCCGACGCCCGGGACAGCGAAGCGTTCGGCGACCTGCAGAGCGAAGCGGATTCCGGTGGTCACCTCCACTCCGACTGGCTGAGCATGATGTACCCCCGGCTCCTCCTGGCTCGGGATCTGCTCGCCGACGACGGCGTGGGGTTCGTCAGCATCGACGGCAACGAGGTCGCGCAGCTGAAACTGCTGCTCGCAGAGGTGTTCGGCGCGCGCAACGTGCTTGCCACGATCGTCTGGGTGAGCAACCTCAAGGGCAGGCAGATCTCGGACGGCGGACCTGCTGGGACGCACGAGTACATCCTGTGCTTCGCACGGAACGCGGATGCCGTCGCCCGGTTCCGCGGATCCGCCTCCGACTTCCACGCCCTCATGCCCGCCGTGTACCGCAACCCCGGATACGCGGTGAAGCACGACGCGAGGGGCGCCTACGTCACGAAGAACGAGCTGTACAACACGAACTCGCGGTTCAACGAGCGCACGGCGCCGACGATGGTGTTCCGCATCCACTTCCATCCGGGCACCGGCGAGGTGCGGGTCACCGACATCGACGACGACACGGCGTTCGACGGATTCCTCACCGCGATGCCGCACCACAACCACCGGCCGGGACTCGACTGGCACGCGTGGCGCTGGAGCCGTGGCCGCGTGCTGGCCGAGCACGACGAGCTGGAGTTCGACGTCTCGGGCGGGACCCTGCGGATCCGCACCAAGGTTCGCGATGTGGACGGCATGACGATGAAGGACGTTGTCATCGGCCCGAACACGATCACGGGTCAGCGGGATCTCGACGAGCTCGGCCTGCACCGACTCTTCGACAATCCGAAGCCCGTCTCCCTGCTGCGCACGCTCGTCGCCGTCACGACGTCGGGCGACGATCTCGTGCTCGACTTCTTCGCCGGATCCGGCACCACGGCGCAGGCTGTCATGGAGCAGAACGCGGACGACGGCGGACGCCGTCGCTTCGTGCTCGTGCAGCTCGACGAGCGGTCGCCGGTGGGTTCGGAGGCCGCAGCGGCCGGATTCGACACCCTCGCCGACGTCACGATCGAGCGCGTGCGCCGCGCGGGCGAGCGACTGCAATCGGATGCGATGCCCGTGCCCATGGATACGGGGTTCCGCGTGCAGCGGCTCGAAGCATGTCCAGGTGCGACTCAGCAGCCTTCCACGGCACCCGAGGGGCCCTGA